One window of Calorimonas adulescens genomic DNA carries:
- a CDS encoding DUF4351 domain-containing protein, whose translation VLIEKGKEEGIKESIFRSKVDAVFKMIKKRFGKVPKGLDDKIKSADMDTLDRVIDGIMDGKTLEEIEAVLK comes from the coding sequence TGTGCTTATTGAAAAAGGCAAAGAAGAGGGCATTAAAGAGAGTATCTTCAGGAGTAAAGTAGATGCAGTGTTCAAGATGATAAAAAAGAGGTTCGGAAAAGTACCAAAGGGCTTAGATGACAAGATAAAGTCTGCTGATATGGATACCCTTGATAGGGTTATAGACGGCATAATGGATGGTAAGACACTGGAAGAAATAGAGGCAGTCCTGAAATAG